TTTCAGTCGGGAGTAAAAACGGCTTTAGCGAGTTTATGGTATGTCAGCGACACAGGAACTTTAGCCTTAATGAGTGAGTTTTATCAACAGTTAAAAACCACTTCTACCAAAGCACAAGCTTTACAACAAACTCAAATTCAGATGTTAAAAGGTGATGTCCGTTTACAACAGGGAGAATTATTATTATCACGCGGTGAAATTTCTTTACCCCCGGAAATTGCATCAGAGGGAACCGATAATCTTTCCCATCCTTATTATTGGGGAGCATTTACATTAATTGGCAGTCCTTGGTAGGGTTAAGAGGAAACAATATAAAGCGGAATTATGCCTCAAACGGTTTGGATAGCACGACATGGTAATCGGATTGATTTTGTCAATCCCGCTTGGTTTAATACCGCAGAACGACGTTATGACCCCCATTTATCCGATGATGGTGAAATTCAAGCCAAACAATTAGCAAATCGTTTAGTCGGGGAAGGAATTACTCAAATTATTGCTTCTCCGTTTTTAAGGACGGTACAAACGGCGAATGCTGTGGCTGAAAAGTTAGATTTATCGATTAAGTTAGATTGGGGATTAGGAGAATGGTTAAATCCTGACTGGATGAGTTGTCCTGAAACCTTACCCCTAGCAATTTTATCTCAAGAATTCCCCCGCATTGATTTATCCCATCCCGTCGGAGTCTTCCACTATCCTGAAACCTGGGAAGATTGTTTAAAACGCACCGCAGACACCGCTAAACGGCTAGTTAATACTTTTCCCCAGGATGATTTATTATTAGTTGGACATGGTGCTTCTGTATTAGGAACAGCACTCGCATTGATTCCTAGTTTAAAGGAAACGGAGATAAAACCTTCGTTATGTTGTTTATTCAAATTGGTTCAAAATGGAGAGAAATGGATACTAGAACTCAACGATGATACCGAGCATCTTACCGAATCAGAAACGGTAATCTAACAGTTTTTAGTTCAAGTTGTAGGCAGATTTCTGCGTTTAATTTCCTCTGGAAATTCTGGGACTAACAAAGATTTACTTAATTCTCCTTGGCGATTGTAAAATTTCATTTTACCCTGGATATCGCAAACCCAAACTTCTTCTGCTCCTGCTGCGAAATACAAATCTTTTTTTTCCAACATTTCTTCTAATGTATTACTAGAAGATTTTACTTCTACGCAAATTTCTGGTGCAACTGAAGCTACTGTTTCCTCTAAAATAATATCGGCTATTTGATCGCTAGTCCAAACAACATCAGCAACTTTAACTCCGTCCGTTGTTTGAATTGCACATTCTGGAAATGCCAAACCCTTTTCTATTAGAGAACTCAACAAAGTTATAATTATACCTTGATAAGCTGAATGTTTAGGTTTGGCTGGACTCATGACAATTTGTCCCCATTTATTCAATTCAATTTTAAAGGGTAAGTCTTGCAACTGTTTATTTTCACAAACTTCTTGCCATTGCATAGCCAGCTACCTCAATTGCTTACGATAATTTTAACACTAAGGTTGGAGCGATCGCACTTTTTAACCCATGTTTAGTATCTAGTCCTTTCAAGCTGACTCTCCTGCACACTCAGAGATCGCCCCATCCATTTCTTCCAGAGAAACAGCTTTTCTACCTTCTTCATACAGCATCCCAGATAATTCTCTGACATCAATTTTACCGGGTTGTAAATAAACTTTGCCATCTGACCCGATCGCAAAATCAATTGAGTCGCCCGGTTGCAGTTTGAGTCATTGTATAATTTCTAAAGGAATCGCAACTTGTCCAGAATTAGTTAATTTTGTTATTGTCATTTTTACTCACAATATTGTAAAAACTGTTCAGGAAATAGAATCAATTCTCCTGATTTAAACTGTTCTAGGGGAACCCATAAGGCTTTTTTCGTGCGTTTTTTCTCCAGAAATTCTAGTTCTTCAAGTTGGTAAAATTTAAGATCAACAAAATCACATTTATAGAGTTGAATTAACTCATGGTAACTTTTTTTGTCGTAAATAAAAATATTCTCTAAACAGCCTAAATAGTGAATATTTGTTAATTCCGCTTGAATCTCTTCTTGAAATTCTCGTTTTAAGGCATCAATGCTCAATTCTCCAAAGTCAACGCCTCCTCCTAATGCGCGATAGAAAGTTTGTTTTTTAATTTTATCATAACCTTGGGAAACAAAAATGCGATCGCTATTTTGAATTAATCCTAATGCTAACACTCGAATTTTACTGGGTTTAGACATAACTAAAATCAGGATAGTATAGAGAGACAGAGAGACGCGCCATAGCACGTCTCTACTACTAATTATAATCGCCTACACTGGATTGATAAACATCTTTTTCAATCGGCCAATCCTCATTTTCACCGCCAAAAATTATTTTTTCAATGATCACATATTCTTGACTCAATTGACGAAAAGCATTGATTAAAACATCGAGAGCAAAAGCATCACTGGTTCCCAAATCAAACCAACACCGCGCCCAGACTCCCTCATATTCGATTTCTCCCATATTGTGCATCAATGCCATCATACTATTATCAACAATTGCATCATCATAGGTTAAATAATTTAAGTCAATTCCTGTGTCCTGAACCTGTAGATTTTCGGCGTTAAACCCTCCCATTTTTCCTAATAAAAACCAAGAATCAAACACTTCCTCAATATAATCCCGTTCACTCCGCGAGGGAACCGTTTGAAATTGTAGCCAAATCCAAATATCAAAAGGATTACATTCTCTAAACAAAACTTCCATAATAATAAACAGTTATAAGGGTGGTAATTGATTGGCAGTTGGCCCCCAAAGACCATTAGCATCTTTAATTGTATCGCGCAACGGATCACAGGGTCGTCCTTGATTATCAATGCGGTTTAAATTTTTGCATTGTTCATAAAAGATTTGAGCAACTAACCGCTTAGGAAGTTGATTAGATTGACCTAAAGATTGAGTAAAATATTGTTGGGCTTCCTGTAACTGAGAAGGAATTGTATTTTGATTTTCTGCTTTGAGTTTTTTCCCTTGTTCTGCTAAAATTTGCGCTTTCAAATATAACACTTCTGGATGATTGGGCGCTTCAGATAGGGCTTTGTCTGTATAACTCAATGCTTGCTCATATTCCCCTAAGTTTTGATAGCCAATAGCAATTCCTCGATAGGCTAAATAACTCGGTTTAGCTTGTTGTTCAAGTTTTTTTATCGCTTTTTGAGAGTCAGAAAAGGGAAGATTTAAGGATAATAATAAATCCATATAGCCTTGAATTAAATTTAATTCGGGATCTTGAGGATTAATTTTTTCAGCAACATTTAAGGATTTTAATACCTCTTGGAGTTGATTTAACGCTTTAGGAGCGCCTTTGAATGTGCCTTCAGTTACGATGGTATGACCTCCTTGTAAAAACAAACCCACCGCAATATAAAGATTACCGCGTAAAGGGTCTTTTGTACTTAATAATTTAGCGGATTCTAAGGTTTTATCGCTATAGATTTTTAACGAATTAAAATCCTGATCTTGGTAAGCTAAAGAAGCTAAAAGAGCATAAGCTAAGGGTTCATTTGGTTCTTGTAATTTAGCTTTTTCTAAATATTGTTGAGATTCTTTATAATTTCCTCGCTCAAACATGGCTCTAAATGCAGTTTCTGTTTGATTTCCAATCGGGCGAGGATCATCTTTGCGGAAGGGATCAGCAGCTAAACTGAGATTAACCCCTAAATTCAATACCATCAAACCTGCACTGATTCCTAGAAAAAGCCCTTTCAGGATTGGGCGAAATTTCGGACTTTTACGCCGAGAATAAATGATCATTGTTTTCCTCCTCTTGTTAAAGTCAAAACTGAACCCGTAACAACAGCCAAATTAAGGCTATCGTTTGTTCCGATCTCTATAAATATTAATTTTTTTCTCGCCTTTCCGCAAGGGTAAACCCGGATGTTTTTGAGAAAATGGGTAAAAATAAACGGCTGATTGTGCTATAATCTAAGCTAAGGGAATTGGGCATTGAACCGTTCCTCTTGCTTAATTTTTTCGGCTGAACTTCTCATTTTATTTGTGTTTTTTTGTGATGCTTTATATCAAAAACTTAGTTTATCATCCTGCCGCTAGCGACAACCCAATTTTAACTCAGATTAACTTAGAACTGGCACCGCAGCAAATGGGACTGATTATTGGGCCTAGTGGTTCGGGGAAAAGTACATTACTAGAAATTTTAGCGGGTTTAGCTGAAAAAACGAAGGGCAATATTTGTTGGCGACAGCAAGAATTAACTTCAGAACACTTACAACAGCTTGTAGGTTTAGTCTTTCAATTCCCAGAACGACATTTTTGTGGCGGAACAATTTTAGACGAGTTACGTCTCGGTCATCCAGAATTAGGTTCAGACCAGGTTCATCAAGCTTTAGATGAAGTAGGACTCAGCCATTTATCCTTACAGGCGGCTCCTCATTCCCTCAGTGGCGGACAGCAACGACGTCTAGCATTAGCGGTACAATTAATTCGCCAACCGCATATTTTAATGTTAGATGAACCCACCGCAGGTTTAGACTGGTCAATGCGACAACAATTAATTAATTTGTTAGGTAAATTAAAAAAACATTGGACATTATTAGTTGTTACCCATGATGCTAGAGAACTGTTTAGTCTAGCAGATCGGTGTTGGTCTTTGAAACACGGTGATTTAACTTCTCTTGATTTGAAAACAATGGCAATGGAAAATCAACAAAAAATGGTGGCTTTTCCGAAAGTTTAACTCTGGGTAAATTAACTCTGGGTAAATGATCGCAACCGCCCCGGCTGTTAGGACAAAGATTGATCCTCAAACCAAGGGGGATGAAATATGAATCCTCCGGTGTTCCCTGTTCCCTGTTCCCTGTTCCCTGTTATATGAATGAAATTCCCTTTCCTCAATTGCCCGAAATGACTGCAATTTGGCAGGATACTTTAGATTGGCAACCTACTCCTGAACAACAGAATTTATTTCAAGGTTTATATCAGTTAATTGTTGAGTTTAATCAACAACTTAACTTAACTCGTTTAACTGATCCTGATGAATTTTGGGAAAAACATTTATGGGATTCCTTGCGAGGAATTTCACCCTTATTATCAGGAAAAATTTCCATCCCTCCCGGTGAAAAATTTATTGATATTGGCACCGGAGGGGGTTTCCCCGGAATTCCGGTGGCGATAGCTTTACCGAATTGTTCCGTTACTTTATTAGATTCAACCCGCAAAAAAATTACCGCTTTAACAAGTATTTTAGAGCAATTAAACATCAAAAATACTATTCCTTGGGTGGGCAGAGCAGAAGCTCTCGGTCAACACCCTAGACAGCGAGAATCCTATCAGTTTGCTCTGTTAAGAGCCGTTGCTCCTCTATCAGTTTGTGCAGAATATTCACTGCCTTTATTAACCATTGGCGGGTTAGCGATTCTCTATCGAGGTCACTGGACAACAGAAGAGGAAAAACAGTTAACATCGGCGGTGAAACAATTGGGAGGAGTGATAGAATCAGTCGATGCTTTTACCACCCCTTTAACCCAAAGTATTCGCCACTGTGTATCGATTAAAAAAGTAAAATATACTCCTAAACAATATCCGCGAAGTGTTGGAGTTCCAGGTCAAAAACCCTTGTAGTAGTAAGCCCTTCAGGGCTAAGAGAGTCCTAAAGGACTCACTACGAAACTTGTATTAAGCCCTTTAGCGCTAAGAGAGTCCTAAAGGACTCACTACGAAATGGAAAATTTTTATTTTTCAAGATTTAATTCACCCAGATTAGGTTAAATTTTATAAGAGATTCGATATTACCGATCCTATTTTGAAATTAATTCAATAAATTTCAGTTCGCTTATACTATGCTTAAACTACTGAGATATATTAGTGTTTTTCTAATTACCGTCTGTTTGCTATTTGCTTGTCATACTTCAGCACCGACCCAATTAAAACGCCCTCCTTTGAAAGTGGAATTTACATCTTTTGTTGGGGAGCATTCAGGCATCATTGCTCAAGAAAAAGGATTCTTCAAAGCCCAAGGGGTAGATGTAGAATTAATTTATAAACAATACATCCAATTGGAAATAGCAAATTTCAGTGCGGGTAAGTATGATGGCATGGTAGTGACCTTGGGAAGTTTTATCAACTTGAGTGCCACAAATCCAGATATACAAGCTGTGGTGGTTATAAATGAATCAACAGGAGCAGATGTGGTAGTCGCCCAACCACAAATTAAAACCGTCGCTGACTTGAAAGGGAAAAAGTTGGGTGCAAATATAGGCGGTTTTAGCGAAGTTTTCGTGACTGAAATGTTGAAAACTGCCAAGTTAAGCAGCGATGATGTGAACTTGGTTAAAGTAGAAGCTTCAGAAATTCCTCAACGCCTAAAAAATAATGCCATTCAAGCCGGACACACTTGGGAACCCCATCTTTCTGAAGCGATTAAATTAGGGGGACATATCCTATTTACCAGCCAACAAACCCCCGGCTTGATTTTAGATATGATTGTCTTTCGTGGTGAGACAATCCGCGATCGCCCCGAAGACGTTCGGGCATTTGTCAGAGGATGGCTAGAAGCCTCTGCTTACTGGCAAGCAAATGTTCAGGAAGGAAATGCTATCATTAGTAAAGCGTTAAAAATTCCTCTTAATACAATTTCTCTGGAGGGAGTAAACCTAACTAATTTAGATGAAAATCAAAAATTCTTTCAATCTAGCAACCCGAACTCCATTTACAAAAATGCCAAGGTATATGCAGACTTTTTTATTCGCTCTGGAAACATGACGCGCATTCCTGAGCTAAAAAGTTTGTTCAATTCTTCTTTCTTAAACCCTCCCTCCTAGTTTAAGAGGATGTTTGAAAAGTTTTGTTGTTGGTAGCAAAACGGTTTAGATCCCCCTAAATTTTCCTTAAAAAGATCCCCCTAAATTCCCCTTAAAAAGATCCCCCTAAATTCCCCTTAAAAAGGGGGACTTTGATTCAGTTTCCCCCCTTGAAAAGGGGGGCTAGGGGGGATCGTTCCCTGCTTTTTAAAGGGGACTAGGGGGGATCAACAGGTACTTAAAAACACAGCAAATCACTTTGAAAACATCCTCTAAAGCCATGCAACACCCCCTTTTGGGCGGTATCCGTACAAAGTTGATCGCTTCTTTTCTGATTGTTGCTTTGATTCCTTTGCTATTATTGGCATTTCTTGACAAACAGACAACTGAAAAAGCCCTAACTGACAATGCAAAACAAGCCCTATCTGCGGCGGCTAACGAAACCACTAACAGAATAGATGCCTTTATTGATGGAAATCTCAATGCCGTGCGCGTAGAGGCACTTTTACCCGGTTTGGCACGCTACCTCAGCCTAACTCCAAAACAGCGAAATAACAGCCCCGAAATGCAATTGGCGACAGAAACATTAATCCGTCTCAGTCGCAAAGATATGGTCAATATTCTCTCATACTCTTTGCTCGACTTAAACGGAAAAAATGTATTGGATACAGATACATCAGATATTGGCAAAGATGAATCGGGTCAAGATTACTTTAAAAAACCACTACAAACGGGGTTATCTTTTGTTTCTAGCATGAAGCGATCGCCGACAATTCCTGACCTGGTAACGCTCTTTTTTAGCAGTCCGGTTCGCAATGCCAATGGAGATATATTGGGTGTCTTGCGTGTTTCCTACAATGCTACTGTTATCCAGCAGTTAGTCACTCGACAAACTGAACGGGCTGGGGCAAAATCTTTTGCTATTCTGTTAGATGAAAATAATATTTATTTGGCACATAGCACTGCACCAGAACTGCTTTTTAAATCAATTGTACCTTTGTCTGCCCCTGTTGTAACTCAACTGCAACGGGAAGGGCGTTTATCTAATTCTCCTGTCAAGGAATTGGCAACTAATGAGCCAAAACTTAAGCAAGCATTGGATCATAAACAGTCATATTTAATTGCATCTTTGGCAGCAACAGATAATCAAGTTAATCTGATTGCGATCGCTCGTTTGCAATATAAACCTTGGTCTGTGTTGTTCGCCCAGCCCCTTGCTGTTGCCCTAGTGCCCGTAGAAAAGCAAATTCGTGATGCAATGTTTCTATTAGCATTGATCGCCTCAGTAGTGACAATCATCGCTTTTGCTACTGGGCAACTGCTAACAAAGCCAATAATTTACCTTACCAATATAGTTTCCAATTTTAGCGCAGGTAACTTAGATATCCGCGCCAAAATTAGCTCAAAAGACGAAATAGGTCAACTGGCAAAATCGTTTAACAATATGGCACTTCAGTTACAAACATCTTTTGAAACCTTAGAACATCGAGTAGAAGAACGCACAGCAGAGTTAGTTATTGCTAAGGAAAAAGCTGAAGTTGCCAATCAAGCTAAAAGTATTTTTATTGCTAATATGAGTCACGAATTGCGATCGCCTTTGAATGCTATTTTAGGCTTTTCTCAATTGATGGTCAGAAGCTCTAATCTTCCCTCTGAACAATATGAAAATGCCGGAATTATTTATCGTAGTGGTGATTATCTATTAACTTTAATTAATAATGTTTTGGATTTATCTAAAATTGAAGCCGGAAAAACGACATTAAATCCGACTAATTTTGATTTGTATCAGTTATTAGATGATTTAGAAAATATGCTAGATTTACAAGCCAGTAATGCCGGATTAAAATTAATCTTTGAACAAAGTGAAACCCTTCCTCGCTATATTTGCACCGATGAAGTTAAATTGCGTCAGGTGTTAATTAATTTACTCAGTAATGCCATTAAGTTTACTTCTCAAGGGGGTATTACTTTAACAGTTTTTCAGGACGAAGAAGACTCAACGGACGTTATTAGCTTAAATTTTAAAATCTGTGATACAGGAGTGGGAATTTCCCAGGCGGAATTACCCAAACTCTTTGAAGCCTTTAGCCAAGCCCAAGCCGGGAAAGAAAAGCAAGAAGGGACGGGTTTAGGATTAGCCATTAGTCGGAAATTTGTCCAATTAATGGGGGGAGATATTTCTGTTGAAAGTCAACTCGGACAAGGCACAACTTTCTATTTTTCAATTCAGGCAAAACCCGGTCAAAATATTAATACTAAACTCTCAGGAACTCAACAAAAAGTATTAGGATTAATACCGGGTCAGCCGACCTATAAAATTCTAACTGTTGATGATAAAGAAATTAATTGTAAATTATTAATTAAACTTTTAGAACCCTTGGGATTTGAGGTAAAAAAAGCGAGTAATGGATTAGAAGCGATCGCCATTTGGGATGAATGGGAACCTCATTTAATTTGGATGGATATGCGAATGCCAATTATGGATGGTTATGAAGCTACAAAACAGATTAAATTGACGACAAAAGGCAATGCGACTGCAATTATTGCTTTAACAGCGAGTGTATTAGAAGAAGAAAAAGCGATTGTGCTTTCAGCAGGATGTGATGATTTTATTAGAAAACCCTTTACAGAACAGAGTATTTTTGAGATGCTTGCTAAACATTTAGGTGTACAATATATCTATGAAGAAACACAACCCATCTTAAATCCTGTCTTACCAGATGAGCTAACCTCCGATGCGTTAACAGTAATGTCTCAGGACTGGATTTCTCAACTCTATAAAGCAGCACTTGAAGCCGATGTCCAAGTTGTGATGGAATTAATCACCCAAATTCCCGATACCCAGATTTTTCTGATACAATCCTTAACACAACTGGCGCGTAAATTTCAATTTGAGCAAATTGTTGAATTAATTGAACCCCTGAGTAATTATGAATCCTGACCTTTCACCTGCAACTAAAGGGAATATCCTCCTAGTCGATGATCTTCCTGAAAATCTGCAACTCTTAAGTGATTTGCTGATTAAACTCGGCTATACCGTTCGCAGTGTCACCAGTGGGCGAATGGCGCTCAAAACCGTGAAGGTGAAACGACCGGATGTGATTTTTTTAGATGTTAAAATGCCTGAAATGGATGGCTATCAAGTCTGTCAAACCATCAAAGCAGATCAAGAATTCCGCAATATTCCGATTATTTTCATTAGTGCTTTAAATGATGTTTTTGATAAAGTCAAAGCCTTTGAATCGGGGGGTGTAGACTATATCACCAAACCCTTTCAAGTGGAAGAAGTGGTAGCACGTTTGGAAAGTCAATTAACAATTAAACGACAGCAACGGCTTCTCGAAGAAGAAATTATTAAGCGTAAGGAAGCCGAGGAGGTATTGTATCAATCGCGGGCGTTACTATCGAGTATTTTAAATAGTTCCCTTGATGGTATTGCTGCTATGCAAGCTGTGCGGGAACCTTCAAGCGGAGAGATTCGAGATTTTCGGTGCTTAGTTGTTAATCCGATACTAGCGAAAGCCTTTGAACGCACTCGTGAAGATATGATTGGCAAATTAATTATAAAAAAACTCCTCAACCGAGTTCAACCCGAACTATTTTATCGTTTTGTTAGAACTGTTGAAACGGGTGAATCTTTAGAACAAGATATTTATTATCCCTCAATAGAACCTCGCTGGTATCACTTCGTTGCGGTCAAGTTAGGGGATGGTTTTGCAATTACAATTCGTGATATTACAGCCCGGAAAAAAACAGAACTAGCCCTCCAAGATGCCAATCAACAATTACAACAACTGGCAAATCTGGATGGTTTAACAAAAGTAGCTAACCGTCGTTGTTTTGATGCGCGTTTACAACAAGAATGGCAGGCTTTGATCAGACAACAACGACCCCTGACCTTGATTATGTTCGATCTCGATGGGTTCAAAGCTTATAACGACTACTACGGCCATCTAGCGGGGGATGATTGCCTATTCCGGGTTGCACAAGCGGTTTATCAATCGACTCGCCACCTCGATCTCCGGCGTCCCATTGACCTTGTGGCTCGTTACGGAGGCGAGGAATTTGTTGTCCTGCTATCGAAGACCAATTTAGAAGCCGGAGTTCAGGTAGCACAACGTATTCAGCAAGCTATTTATCGTTTGGCAATTCCCCATATCAAATCGGAAGTTAAAGAAATGGTGACGGTTAGTTTAGGAATTGCTTCGATGATTCCAACTTTAGAGGTTCAGTCAGATCAATTAATAGAACTTGCAGATCAAGCGTTGTACAGTGCTAAAAAACAAGGGCGTGATTGTTATTGTATCAAAAATTAAGGCTGTTCACGACTGATTAAAAACTGTTCCCTGCTATTATTTGATTAATTTATCTTGCAGTTTGGTTTCGGGCATAATTGACAATTGAGCCTGAATAACAGATAATAAATAGTAAACAATTAAGAATATTACTATGCTGGCTAAGTTGACTACTGAAAATCAGCTTACTCTACCTAAAAGTATAACTCAAGCCATCGGGGAGGCTGAATATTTTGAAGTTAAGGTAGAAGGTGGACAAATTATTTTGACTCCAGTAAAAATTCAGGGGGCTGATGCTGTACGGGCTAAATTAGCGACTTTGAATCTGAATGAACAGGATATTAATGATGCTGTCGAGTGGGCGCGTTAGTGATGATTGAGTGTCCACGAGTGGTAATTGATACAAATTTAGTTTTGTCAGCCTTAGTATTTGGGGGCAAATTATCCAGATTGCGCTTTGCGTGGCAGGATAATCGCTTTATTCCTTTAGCGTCTCAAGTTACGATTGCGGAGTTAGTTAGGGTGCTGACTTACCCAAAGTTTAAACTCACAAACTCGGAGCAGGAAGATTTATTGTCAGACTATTTGCCGTTTTGTGACACTGTATTGATGCCCGATACTTTGCCTGTAGTTCCTGAATGTCGAGATCCGTTTGATATCCCTTTTTTGCTGTTAGCTGTTGTTGGTGAAGCTGATTATTTGGTGACAGGTGATAATGATTTACTCTGCCTTGCAAATAATTTTTCTTGTCCGGTTTTAACAGTTGATAAGTTTTTAACGGTTATCAATTATCAATGACGTTAATTTTGCTTGTTACAACATCATTGTTTCGCTGTTCCATAACTTTCTAAAAACTATTGCCTATTCCCGATAAAGTTTCCAAAAAATATCATACATTTCCTTAGCTAATTTTTTAGGATTCCATAACGGAGCTAAAGAGTTAGGGTTTTGAGATTGAATTAAATGGGATTTAATTTGAGCGCGTAAATTCGCATCCAAACCTAATCTAATCCCTAATTCTGTATATTCTTCCCAACTCCAAGCAACACCGATCTCTAAATTTACGGCTTTTAAAAACGAATAACCCATGCGGGAAAGATACTGTTCACCAGCATGAGTAACTATCGGTAAATTGGCAGATAACGCTTCTAAATTATGGGTTCCTCCATTATAGGGATAGGAATCTAATAACGCATCAGCCACATAATAAATAGCTCGATGTTCTTCTTCTGTTCGAGTTAACCCAATAAACATCACCCGACTTTTATCAATATCCTGTTCTGCACAAACTTGTTGATACATTTCTCGAATTAATTGATTATCCCCTTGACCTTTGCGAAGTAGCACACTATTAGGAACACCCTTCAGAATTTTAACTTGAGCTTGAATCATCTCCAGATTAGTTTTTCGTCCGGGTGCAACACATAAATACACGATTTGATCGAGTTGAATATTCAAACTATTTCTAACTGCATTTCGATCCACCGGACGACTTTTAAAAGGTTCTAAAGCCACGGAAGTATGCGGTAAACGGATTAACTGCTCTAGGTAATGTTTTTCAATGCCTTGGGGATGGGTATATTGATCACAGAAGAAATAGTTATCTGGGGAAATATAGGGAGCATCAAACCCTAACCAAGACACACAAACTGGGGCAGGTCTACGATATAAAATCTGGACATTTGTAGGAACAGTCATAGAGTCTAAATCCACTAAAATATCTAACTGATCTTTGAGGATTTCTGCTGATAATTCCTCCGCCGAAGCAAAGCCATTAGGATAGGCTTTTGGCCAATAAAATCGAGTTGCTATTTGTTCAAATCGTTGAGTAACTTCATCCGCAGGTAACTGTCCGGTAACATAAATATAAATCTCAGGAGAAATTAGGGATAATTCTCGAATTAATGTTTCACTACACCATCCCACAGAATGACGACGGAAGTGTTTAGAAATAAAGCCAATTCTCAGGGATTTAGAGGCAGTTTTGGAAGGCACAGAAGCATACTGAGGGGATAAAACATCACTAAAGCGATGTTTAGCATATTGTTGAGCAATCAATCGATAAAATTGAGCATTGGCTTCTAAAGCATCCCGAAGATGAGACAGGGTAAACAGGAGAATTTCATACAGAATAATCACTTCCCCGATGCCCAATTGATCGGGATATTGATAACAGATTTTTTCTAATTCTATAAGTTTTTCTAAAGCGGGTTGACAAGCCCCAGATTGACTATAGGCAAAAATATAGGAAATAGCCGATAACACCGGAACTTTATCCCCACATTTTTGACAATATAAATCCGACATTTCCCGCGCTTTTGCTAAATTTGTGGAATGACTGAGTAAATCACATAACTGTTGATAGGCTTCTGTAAAATCGGGTTTAAGTTCAATAGCTTTCTCTAAATTAATAATCGCTTCTGCGGGTTGATCATGTTTGCGAATATGGGCTAATCGACAATGAATTTCTGCCCAATTCGGTTTAATAGCTAAGGCTTGTTCAAAGTTTTGAATTGCGGCGGTGACATTGCCAATTCGAGCATAAAG
This DNA window, taken from Planktothrix serta PCC 8927, encodes the following:
- a CDS encoding tetratricopeptide repeat protein, with the translated sequence MSLDSVSALLKQGIQLKELGNLEAAINRFQQALKIDSQEAEVYKKLAEAYILIGKEEDGINSLNQALSLQPQLSSAYLVVGNAFYTQSRLDLAIWAYSQGIEIQPNFLEAYANLGSVYFQQERFNQAFSCYQKALEINSNYGLIYWMLGNLMSKQNQINPAIDYYQKAIALQPKQELFYLKLAESWLKIDQINYAIDCYKKAIEINPQQVFAHQELDRLLQLKLQEDSEVQEDNQGFYEGGVELASSGLEKELKSRSESNIQTALIASGNEQFFVENPVSKKSENSAAEQYKQQAELLMNQGLYDQAIAACHQALKLQPDYLPAYLTLGNTLHFQGKIEAALRSYSQALELQPNFAEVHANVGTMLFKMQRWDQAISSYQKALELNPNLAAVYWNLGKVFQTLGRADESIAAWQKALELQPNLVEAEFNFEFGNSLARRGLWEEAVQSYQRAISLKPNWAEVYSNLGSVRSQQGQEKEAIKLYYKSIELNPDLPQPHLYLGHIFSNQGEVEKAIYHYQQVIKLQPDSMDSYANLANLYARIGNVTAAIQNFEQALAIKPNWAEIHCRLAHIRKHDQPAEAIINLEKAIELKPDFTEAYQQLCDLLSHSTNLAKAREMSDLYCQKCGDKVPVLSAISYIFAYSQSGACQPALEKLIELEKICYQYPDQLGIGEVIILYEILLFTLSHLRDALEANAQFYRLIAQQYAKHRFSDVLSPQYASVPSKTASKSLRIGFISKHFRRHSVGWCSETLIRELSLISPEIYIYVTGQLPADEVTQRFEQIATRFYWPKAYPNGFASAEELSAEILKDQLDILVDLDSMTVPTNVQILYRRPAPVCVSWLGFDAPYISPDNYFFCDQYTHPQGIEKHYLEQLIRLPHTSVALEPFKSRPVDRNAVRNSLNIQLDQIVYLCVAPGRKTNLEMIQAQVKILKGVPNSVLLRKGQGDNQLIREMYQQVCAEQDIDKSRVMFIGLTRTEEEHRAIYYVADALLDSYPYNGGTHNLEALSANLPIVTHAGEQYLSRMGYSFLKAVNLEIGVAWSWEEYTELGIRLGLDANLRAQIKSHLIQSQNPNSLAPLWNPKKLAKEMYDIFWKLYRE